The genomic region CAGCGACGCGGCCGCTATCTCAAGTGTCCTGTCCCTGAATAGGGTCCTGTCGTCGATGCTCGTGGGCACCGGAGGAATTACCTCGGCTAATGGCGGGCTCTTCCGCGTCTTCATTCCCATATCCCGCGTCGAGGAAAAGAATATAAGCGGCCTTAGCCCTGGCGTCGAAGTGTTCGACGTTAAGGGGCCGGTCAAGGGCATTTCCCTCGTGCCCCTGGGTTACGGGCTTTACCAGCTTGCCTCCAGTATGGGGGCCGTTTTCACGCAGGAAGGCCTGGAAAGCGAGATAAAGGACGTGGTGGAGAACGGCATGGAGATGGTCTCTTCCGTCAGTGTCCGGCGGGATGGGGACTTTATGGCGATCACTATGGCCGGCATGGTAAATGAGGGCATGTGCCGCTCCATCCGTGCGAGCGACCCGGATGTATGCACACGCACAGGCTGCCCCGTTTGTAGCTTCCTGGCTTGCATGGCTGCCTCGGGAACCGGCCGCAAGGTCCGCATCGAGAAAGTCGAGGGGAGCGACAAAGCTTTAAATATCACTTTGCGATTACTATGAGGTATCATGGCTGTGAAAAATGACGACTCGAACACGGTCAACCTGCACATCGGCGATTTTTTCTTCGGCATGGCCGCGGACCTGAAGCTTATCGTCGCCTTTACCCTGGTCACGCTCGCCTTCATCTACGTGCCCGTGCTCAACGAGACGGTCATTCGCTCGGCGCTAGGCCTGGTCATGGTGCTCTTTGTGCCCGGCTATACGCTCATCGCCGCCCTGTTCCCGGGTAAAAAGGACATCGACGGCATCGAGAGGGCCGCCCTGTCCTTCGGGCTGAGCATCGCCGTCTCGCCCCTCATCGGCCTGGGCCTGAACTATACGCCCTGGGGCATCCGGCTGGATCCGATCGTAGTCTGTCTCACGATTTTCACGCTTGTCTGCGTACTCGCGGCCAATAAGCGCCGCCACGAGCTCAGGCCGGAAGAGCGTTTCGATATCGACTTCAGGGGAACGTACAGAGAATTGAAGGGCGAGGTCTTTTCTCAGGATAAGACGCGGCTGGATAGGGCGCTGACCGTCGTGCTCATCCTGTCAATTCTCCTGTCCATCGCCACGCTGGCGTACGTCGTCGCCGTCCCCAAGCAGGGCGAAAAGTTTACCGAGTTCTACATCCTCGGGCCCGACGGCAAAGCCGATAACTATCCGACGAGATATGTACTGGGCGACCAGAAGCCCGTCATCGTGGGCATCGCGAACCACGAGTACCGGAACGTCACCTATGACATGGTGGTTACATTGAACAACAGCCTGGCGGTGACGAGCCTCTATTCGGAAAAGCTGACGCTCGCGGATAATCAGACCTGGGAAAAGACGGTCAACCTGACGCCGGACCGGGCCGGCAACAATATGGAGATGCAGTTCCTGCTCTACGCGGATGGCAACATGAGCGCTCCCTACCGGGAATGCCACCTCTGGGTCAACGTGACGCAGCCCGCTTGATCTTTTTTGACATTATTATATAATTCCCGGGCAGGAAAATAGCGCATAAAATTATAATAACTTATAAATATGACGCTAATCATACAAGCCTTTACATAATAAGTGGCAGTGCGCCAATTCTAAGGAGGTGTGCAGTTCATGAACAACCAGGATATCCCTTTTCAGACAATTCCCATTAACCGGATCGAGCCCGACAGTGACGGTGTCCGAAAATCCAGCACTGACATCGGCGGCCTGAAGTATACCATATCCGATGTGGGGCTACTGCAGCCGATAATCGTCCGGAAGTCCGGTGAAATATATACCGTCATAGATGGGCACCGCCGGCTCAGGGCGCTTAAAGAGCTTGAAGTGGCTGAGCTGATCGTCGGAAGGGAAGTAATCGTCAACGTCGATGAGAACGAGGCGGATAACCGTTTCCGGCAGATCATCGCCAACATCCAGCGCGAGGATATCAGCGATATCGAGCTGGGTCACGCATTTGTCACGCTGAAGGAAAAGTACGGATACCAGTATAACGAGATCGCCGATGTCATCGGAAAGGACCGCCACTACGTCACCGCAAAGGTCGGCCTGGCCACCCGGCTGGCCCCCGGGGTCCAGGAACTTGCCGCCGGCGACAAGGCGGCCGCGGCCGAGCCATATTCCATGAACGTGAATATTCTCGAGGCCATCTCCCGGCTCCCGGAAAGAGTCCAGATGGATGTCTACCGGAAGGTTAAGGCCGGCCGGATGGACAAGGCCGAAGCTCTGGATCTCATCCGTTCCGCACGGAACGGCGCCCTGGACAGAGGCCCCAATGGCAGCGGCGTTGAGGTATTCGTAAAGAAGGTCAATAAGGACCTCGACCTGCTCGCCGTCAAGATCAAGGATGACCGGGTCGAGAAGGAGAAGATATTGCCCGCCATCGAATCGCTCATTGAAAAGCTCAACTCCCTCCGCCTGGAGATCTCCGACGACGGGCGGATCATGGAAAAGAGCAAAACTGAAGTCCGGGTCGACGACACGGCATGACTGTCCCGCTCTTTTTATTATCCAATTGACTCGATAACCTTCAGGAGATTCCTGTAGACGTCGTTCCAGCTGAACTCGTTCTCGGCCAGGGCCCTCGACTTTCGGCCCATTTCCAGCATCTTATCCGCAGAAAAGCCGTGATACGCCTCGAACCCGCGGGCCAGCTGCTCCGGGCTGTTATCGTTAACGACCATGCCGCACCCGTATTTTTTTACGAGCTCCGCGGCATCCCCGACGTTCGTGGTAAGGATGGGCTTGCCCATGGCCGTATATTCAGCGAACTTCGTGGGCGCGGCGATCTCGGTCGATGGGTGGTCGGGCCTCGGCAGCGTCAGCACGTCGCAGGCCGAATAATATGCCTTGACCTGCTCCCGGGACGTGCTGGGCATGAAGACGACATTGCCGTCCCGGTATTCGCGGTCTCCGCCCACGACCAGGAAAGCGGCGCGCTCGTCCCGGATACTTTTCGCCGCCAGGATGAAGTTCTCGACGCCCTGCCATTTTTGAAATCCCCCGACGTAGCCGATGATGAACTTATCGTCCAGGCCCAGCCTGCTTCGGAAAGCATGATTATCGCCTTCGTCCTTCGCATTAAAATATTCCAGGTCCACGCCATTGGTCACGTAGGCCAGCCTGGATGCCGGTATGCCCTTCTCGTTCAGGTACTGGAGCATTTTCCGGGAAACGCAGAGGATCCGGTCGGAGCATTTCTTATCCAGATAGTCGATGACGACATCCTCGATATACTGGAAAATATAATAGAAGCCCCGGACGTCGGAGTTATTGAGCTGGAACTCTTCCACGAGCCCCCCGTGCATATCGAAGATCAGCGGTATGTTCTTCAGCTTGCCCGGCAGCGAGCAGAAAGTTCCCGTATGGGTATTGCCATAGACCAGGTCGTATTTTTCCTGCGAGAGCACCCGGACGTGATACCGGAAAACGTTCCACTCATTCGCGAGGATGAAGGTGTTATAGGGATACTGGCCCTTGTCGATGATCCGGTCGTAGTTCGGTTTACTGCAGTAGTGTATAAAATGGACCTCGTGGCCATTGTCCCGGAGGATGTTGGCGATATTGAACATGCGCCACCAGGCCGCGTCGTCGCCAGGTATGGACGTCGTTACGCTAAGTATCTTCATTCGATCACCTTCGCCGGCGCAAGGACCCTGGCCGGGGCGAGCCCATGATAATATTCTGCCAGCTTTTTCGCCACCTCGTCCCACGTCCTCTCTTTTTTAACGTATGACCTGGCGTTTTTGCCCAGCTCATTTGCCAGCGCAGGATTATCATGCAGCTCCAGGACCCGGGCCGCGATGATATCCGGCTCGACCCTCGGGATGAGTAAGCCGTTCACGTAATCGGTGACGGACTCCGGAAAGCCTCCACTCTCGGGGACAATGCAGGGCTTTTCCATGGCCATTCCCTCCAGCAGGAATATACAGGACGGCTCCTCTATGCCATACATGGACAGCGTCGGGATGCAGATGATGTCGCTCGACGCGATGTACTGCGGGATCTGCCGGTTCTGGATGTCGCCGAGCAGGACCACGTTATTCGCCAGGCCCAGCTCCTCGATGAGATTTATAATGTTCTGCCTGTTGGGGCCGTCACCGGCTAATATAAGCCTGATGCCCGGGATCTTTTCCTTAACGATCGAGACCGCGCGGATTAGCTGCATCTGGCCATGGTTGACGTCCATCGACTTCGCGTGGAATATGACGTAGTCGTCCCCGGGGATCCGCAATTTCCGGCGCTCCTCGCTCTTCGGCCGGGGAATGAAGTTGACCAGGTCCGCGCCGTTAGGTATTACGATGATCTTTTTCGCCAGGTCTTCTCCATACTCTGAAATGATGCTTCTTTTCAGATAGGCGCTCACGCAGACCACCATGTCGAAATTAGTTAAAACGGTTTTTTCCAGCCATTTGTAGGCGTGGAACCTGACAGAGTTATCGCGCACCTGCCCGACGGTTATTTTTTCCTTGAGCTCGTCGCCGTGGAAGGTTATTATCTTCTTTACTCCCGGGGAAAAGAAGAGGGCGTAGACCAGATACGGCGTCAGGTTCGATCCCTGGACGTGAATGACGGAAGGCTTGACTTTTCGGACCTCGTGAGCGATCCTCAGGATGGACAGCGGGGGAAATAGATAATAGATCATATGGATCTTCATCATTCGTATCGTGGCATTTCCATCTTTGAATACCCGCGTATCCCTACCGTAGGACACGATGGAGAAATCCAGGTCCGCCGTGTCGATCTTTCCCAGAGAGTGGATCAGGTTTATGGTGTGCACCGCGACACCGCCCGATACCCGTTCCACGGGATATTTCCCCAGCATGACGGCTTTTAGACCCGATATGCTCTCACGTCCCCGTTCTCGTAGAATTTGTCGATGCTGCCGGTATAGTTCATGAACGTATCGTTGGCCTTGATGTTCTCCAGCAGCTGCCCGTTATTGCCGAACAGCGGCATGATGAACCCTTTTTCCATCTCGAAGTTCCGAACGATGAGCACCTTATCCTTATACGATGTGTCCCCGGGGTCGAGGAAGTGGTCCTGTATGTCAAGCGTGCTATTGATGGGCGCCAGGTACATGGCGCTGACCGCGATCTTCGCCGGGTTCACGTAATCCTTAAAGAAGTTGGCCGCGATGACCTCCGACTGGATCGCCGGCCTCATGGACAGGTCCTGGGAATAGATGCTGGCGTTGGGACTGCTGATGGGCGTGGTGATGGAAAAGAACACGATCAGCTGTATGATGAGGAGTACGACGATCGTGAATTTCTTAAAGACTTCGGCGAACATGCAAAGGGCGATCGCGGCAAATATGCCCAGGAACACCGTGATGAAGACGAACCACCGGTCCGGCAGCATATCGGGTGCAATAAACGCCTCAAGGTACGGTATCGGGATTATGAACAGGGTGATCAGCGATAACAGGGTCCGCCTGTCGTTGACTGCCTTCCCGATCTGCCCGATGTTATTCTCGCTCAGCTTGAGGACTACCAGGGCGCCGCATACGCCGAAAGCGATGAGCAGGGCGAAGCCCAGCTCGTAGAGCAGGATATCCACGTAGCTATAGTACGGCGACGACGTCGCCTTCGTGACCACCGCCACGCCCGTCATAAGCTGCATCAGGGCCAGGTCCAGCTGCGACGAGAGCCTCGCTCCTGTCTCCGTGGGGCGGAAATATTGCAATATCAGGAGCACGATGCTGATGGCGACGTAGCGCAGGTCCACGATGTCCCTGATCTTTAATAGCTTACTCGCGACGTAGATGAATATGATCGTGAAGGAGGAGACGAAACCCACGACCGGGTGCATGAAGTTGATGGCCAGCAGCAGGACCAGCGTGACCGTTCCCTTATACGCTTCCTTTTTCAGGCAGAAGAGGGCGAAGAGAAGCAGCATGTAGTAGATGACGGCATAATTGCTCGGGTAGAACGAGTACCGGGGCAGTATGACCTGGGCCGAGAGCGAGATCAGCAGCGTCGACAGCAGGGCGATCTTCGGCTCAAAGATCTTATTGCACAGGATAAAAACGAATACCAGCGCCAGCACCTGGATAAAGGCCAGGACAAGCTGGGCGATCTTGACGTCGCCGATGCTCGACAGGAGCATGGTGCCGACGAACGTCAGCTGGTAGACCGGATAATTCTCGTAGTTGCTCTCGCTGATATACAGGCTCCCGGAGTTCAGGATCTGCGAGATATACTGCGTGTGGAAGTACGCGTCGGCGCCGATCGGGACCTGGAAGAGGAAGAGGGTCGAGGCGCTCAGGTAGAACGCGAGGATCAGTATTTCGCCCAGTATGATGGCTAATCGCGCATTGCTGAACTTGTTCGACGACAGTATCTGGTAGGATATGGCGAGGACCATCAGGCAGATCGATAAATAGTAGGGCAGCGAAAGCGTGTAGGTTTTCAGTGAATCCAGCAGCAGCAGCACCGAAAACATGAAAACGACCAGCCAGATGATGACCGTGAACTTGAAGTTAATGTCGCTAATGGCCTCCGCCGCGGCCCGCGTCGCCTTCTTGGGCACGAGGATGATCGCCATGGAAAGGATAGAGCCGATCAGCAGGGCAAGCCCGATGTGCTCCCTGTTCAGGCCTTTTACCAGCGACAGGATAAAAGCTGCCGTGCCCGCGAGGGCATAGACCACCAGGAGTATCGGGTATATTTTTTCATTACTCAACTTAATGTTGATCATACGTTCCCCTCCGTTATCATGCCTTTTGTGATCTGGACGAGCCGGTCGTGCCAGAAATATTTCAGGACTTCCGGGTCCTTTATTTTCTCCTCACGCCGGATGAGGTCCGCCATATATCCGGAGACCACCGCCAGCCCGAGATAATGGGGCGGCGTCCTCGTGTAAAATATCGCGTTCATCAAAAGCAGTATCGGGTTATACCCGATGCGGTACATCCCTTTCCCGATGAGCCGATAGCCGCCCCAGAATCCGATCTTGGAGCCCCGGATCCGTGATTTTTTAAAGGATGTCGCGGGCACTTTTTTTACCTCCCAATGCCGGTTGAGCGCTTTGATCATCAATATCGTATCGGGGGAGAACGCGACGGGATACCCGCCCATCTCCTCCAGGAACTCCCGCCGGTACAGCCGGATATCGTTAAACCCTTTTATGTGCTCGTAAGAGCGGCCATCCGGCTGAAGGATATACTGGGCCCCGCAGGTGAACGCAAGCTTTGGGTTATTTTCCATCTCCCGCTGTAATACCTCGAAGTAATCCGGGTCCAGGGCCGGGGTCGCGTCGGTTTTTCCGACGAAATCATACAGGATGTTATTATTCGCGCACAGGGCCCGCGCATATCGGAGGCAATCGTTCACGTTATTGGAAAAATTCTCGTGGCTGTAGCCTTCGCCCGAGTAATTTTTCTGCCGGATGACGTAGATCCAGTCGTGG from Methanocella sp. harbors:
- a CDS encoding DUF1616 domain-containing protein, giving the protein MAVKNDDSNTVNLHIGDFFFGMAADLKLIVAFTLVTLAFIYVPVLNETVIRSALGLVMVLFVPGYTLIAALFPGKKDIDGIERAALSFGLSIAVSPLIGLGLNYTPWGIRLDPIVVCLTIFTLVCVLAANKRRHELRPEERFDIDFRGTYRELKGEVFSQDKTRLDRALTVVLILSILLSIATLAYVVAVPKQGEKFTEFYILGPDGKADNYPTRYVLGDQKPVIVGIANHEYRNVTYDMVVTLNNSLAVTSLYSEKLTLADNQTWEKTVNLTPDRAGNNMEMQFLLYADGNMSAPYRECHLWVNVTQPA
- a CDS encoding ParB/RepB/Spo0J family partition protein, whose product is MNNQDIPFQTIPINRIEPDSDGVRKSSTDIGGLKYTISDVGLLQPIIVRKSGEIYTVIDGHRRLRALKELEVAELIVGREVIVNVDENEADNRFRQIIANIQREDISDIELGHAFVTLKEKYGYQYNEIADVIGKDRHYVTAKVGLATRLAPGVQELAAGDKAAAAEPYSMNVNILEAISRLPERVQMDVYRKVKAGRMDKAEALDLIRSARNGALDRGPNGSGVEVFVKKVNKDLDLLAVKIKDDRVEKEKILPAIESLIEKLNSLRLEISDDGRIMEKSKTEVRVDDTA
- a CDS encoding glycosyltransferase family 4 protein; the encoded protein is MKILSVTTSIPGDDAAWWRMFNIANILRDNGHEVHFIHYCSKPNYDRIIDKGQYPYNTFILANEWNVFRYHVRVLSQEKYDLVYGNTHTGTFCSLPGKLKNIPLIFDMHGGLVEEFQLNNSDVRGFYYIFQYIEDVVIDYLDKKCSDRILCVSRKMLQYLNEKGIPASRLAYVTNGVDLEYFNAKDEGDNHAFRSRLGLDDKFIIGYVGGFQKWQGVENFILAAKSIRDERAAFLVVGGDREYRDGNVVFMPSTSREQVKAYYSACDVLTLPRPDHPSTEIAAPTKFAEYTAMGKPILTTNVGDAAELVKKYGCGMVVNDNSPEQLARGFEAYHGFSADKMLEMGRKSRALAENEFSWNDVYRNLLKVIESIG
- a CDS encoding glycosyltransferase family 4 protein, with amino-acid sequence MERVSGGVAVHTINLIHSLGKIDTADLDFSIVSYGRDTRVFKDGNATIRMMKIHMIYYLFPPLSILRIAHEVRKVKPSVIHVQGSNLTPYLVYALFFSPGVKKIITFHGDELKEKITVGQVRDNSVRFHAYKWLEKTVLTNFDMVVCVSAYLKRSIISEYGEDLAKKIIVIPNGADLVNFIPRPKSEERRKLRIPGDDYVIFHAKSMDVNHGQMQLIRAVSIVKEKIPGIRLILAGDGPNRQNIINLIEELGLANNVVLLGDIQNRQIPQYIASSDIICIPTLSMYGIEEPSCIFLLEGMAMEKPCIVPESGGFPESVTDYVNGLLIPRVEPDIIAARVLELHDNPALANELGKNARSYVKKERTWDEVAKKLAEYYHGLAPARVLAPAKVIE
- a CDS encoding glycosyltransferase family A protein; protein product: MVNEARHLGRLKEIVLSQTARPRIWVIGDGGSTDKSYSIAKELFRGHDWIYVIRQKNYSGEGYSHENFSNNVNDCLRYARALCANNNILYDFVGKTDATPALDPDYFEVLQREMENNPKLAFTCGAQYILQPDGRSYEHIKGFNDIRLYRREFLEEMGGYPVAFSPDTILMIKALNRHWEVKKVPATSFKKSRIRGSKIGFWGGYRLIGKGMYRIGYNPILLLMNAIFYTRTPPHYLGLAVVSGYMADLIRREEKIKDPEVLKYFWHDRLVQITKGMITEGNV